A single region of the Acidithiobacillus acidisediminis genome encodes:
- a CDS encoding globin domain-containing protein, translating to MTIDIELIKSSGKAVQDLGVQVAQHFYDTMFSHYPEVRKMFPGDMTEQRVRLFNSVILIASNIDNTDMLVPYLKDLGVGHIRYDTRPEHYPIVGKSLLLTLKHFLGPAWTTAMAESWIEAYNLASTICIQAAAEAMAPERYVPLVLDDVPPITQ from the coding sequence ATGACTATCGATATAGAATTGATCAAAAGCAGCGGTAAAGCCGTACAGGATTTAGGAGTGCAGGTCGCGCAGCATTTTTATGACACGATGTTCAGCCACTATCCCGAGGTTCGGAAGATGTTCCCCGGGGACATGACTGAACAGCGGGTGCGCCTCTTCAATTCCGTCATCCTCATCGCCAGTAACATCGACAACACCGACATGCTCGTACCCTACCTCAAAGATTTGGGGGTGGGACACATTCGCTACGATACCCGTCCCGAGCACTATCCCATCGTCGGCAAAAGTCTACTCCTGACCCTCAAGCACTTCTTGGGACCGGCTTGGACGACGGCCATGGCCGAATCCTGGATCGAAGCCTATAACCTTGCCTCAACTATCTGCATTCAGGCAGCCGCCGAGGCCATGGCCCCAGAGCGCTACGTGCCCTTGGTCCTGGACGACGTTCCTCCCATTACGCAGTAA
- a CDS encoding 2Fe-2S iron-sulfur cluster-binding protein, producing MEHEVILEPSGHCLQVREDQCIVEAALEQGVAIHYGCGNGSCGDCKGRIVDGEGVQLPFMPLLLTPGERADNRAILCKLQPRSAMRIEAQVDGAAELWTGTVTTLQQLASTVMELRLRCDRPYPFRAGQYARIAVPDQPGQWRSYSMASHPSAAELVFHIRAVAGGAFSHWLFAQARVGDTLQLGPAQGEFTLQQNEERPLLLVAAGTGLAPIEAIVQERMRLPWTTPVALFFGVRRAADLYHLDVLQNLADSWPNLRLEICCSDPHFTGPDGPRRLLPSVSENGPWSQHEVYLCGSPGMIEAAVDLLLSHGIVHERIHFDSFAPSAG from the coding sequence ATGGAACATGAGGTCATTCTGGAGCCCTCCGGGCACTGCTTGCAGGTACGGGAAGACCAATGCATTGTCGAGGCCGCCTTGGAACAGGGGGTGGCCATTCACTATGGCTGCGGTAATGGTTCCTGCGGCGACTGTAAGGGGCGGATCGTGGACGGCGAGGGTGTGCAACTCCCGTTCATGCCCCTGCTGCTCACGCCTGGGGAGCGGGCAGACAACCGAGCCATTCTCTGCAAATTACAACCACGTAGCGCCATGCGCATCGAGGCGCAGGTGGATGGCGCTGCCGAGCTGTGGACGGGGACGGTGACGACTCTCCAGCAGCTTGCCAGCACGGTGATGGAATTGCGGCTGCGCTGTGACCGCCCTTACCCTTTCCGCGCCGGCCAGTATGCCCGGATTGCCGTTCCCGACCAGCCGGGGCAGTGGCGTTCCTATTCCATGGCCAGCCACCCCTCTGCAGCCGAGCTGGTTTTTCACATTCGCGCCGTAGCCGGCGGTGCTTTTTCCCATTGGCTCTTCGCGCAAGCGAGAGTGGGAGACACGCTCCAGTTGGGCCCTGCCCAGGGGGAATTCACTCTGCAGCAGAACGAGGAGCGGCCTCTACTGCTCGTGGCTGCTGGTACCGGCCTCGCCCCTATCGAGGCGATCGTCCAAGAGCGGATGCGGTTACCTTGGACGACCCCGGTCGCCCTCTTTTTTGGCGTCCGGCGTGCGGCTGATCTCTATCATCTCGATGTTCTTCAGAACTTGGCAGACTCCTGGCCCAATTTACGTTTAGAGATCTGCTGCTCCGACCCCCATTTCACAGGTCCCGACGGACCCCGGCGACTCCTGCCCAGCGTGTCGGAGAATGGTCCGTGGTCCCAACACGAGGTCTATCTCTGCGGTAGCCCTGGCATGATCGAGGCGGCTGTGGATCTCCTGCTCTCGCACGGTATTGTCCATGAGCGCATCCACTTCGACAGTTTTGCGCCCAGCGCCGGCTGA
- a CDS encoding thioredoxin family protein, whose amino-acid sequence MKVQLLVSKWCPVCPQAETIWQEAAEKRAMDLEILDVADKTGREVVSRLRIKTVPAVVIDGALKTVGVQPLSQVLQLLDS is encoded by the coding sequence ATGAAAGTGCAACTGCTGGTGTCCAAATGGTGTCCGGTCTGCCCTCAGGCGGAAACCATCTGGCAGGAAGCTGCCGAAAAACGAGCCATGGATCTGGAAATTCTTGACGTGGCCGACAAGACCGGGCGCGAAGTGGTCAGCCGTTTGCGAATCAAGACGGTGCCCGCTGTCGTCATCGACGGGGCCCTGAAAACCGTGGGCGTTCAACCTCTCTCTCAAGTCCTGCAACTGCTGGATAGTTGA
- a CDS encoding hemerythrin domain-containing protein yields MAHDIAKILQQDHERLDRLLEDAAQAVKDERWADAAKTLETFRRGIVDGHMAVEESLLFPAFETWEGDQDHALTALLRKGHRDLQVFFSEMADAIAAQDAEEFDDLLSTVQTILKQHDAKEESEVYPHLAAAVADGGEAAAKRLVAGQE; encoded by the coding sequence ATGGCGCACGATATCGCTAAAATTTTGCAGCAAGACCACGAACGTCTCGATCGTCTCCTGGAGGACGCCGCCCAAGCGGTCAAAGACGAGCGTTGGGCGGACGCCGCCAAGACCTTGGAAACGTTCCGCCGGGGTATCGTCGACGGACACATGGCGGTGGAAGAGAGCCTGCTTTTCCCGGCCTTCGAGACTTGGGAAGGAGACCAGGACCATGCCCTCACGGCCTTACTACGAAAGGGGCATCGGGACCTGCAGGTATTTTTCAGCGAGATGGCCGACGCCATTGCTGCTCAAGACGCGGAGGAGTTTGACGATCTCTTGAGCACGGTGCAGACCATCCTCAAACAACACGACGCCAAGGAAGAGAGTGAGGTCTATCCCCACTTGGCCGCGGCGGTGGCAGATGGTGGAGAAGCTGCGGCCAAACGTCTAGTTGCCGGGCAGGAGTAA
- a CDS encoding glycine cleavage system protein H — protein MSEFRGCELPEELFYDLDYVWVRPEGEGIFTIGVTDPAQTMSGRLQKARIKKLGTKIDAGRHVATLESGKWAGGVPVPFAGEVVDRNDALITDPHLINIDPYGDAWIARIRADDPEHALDTLHTGTEAIEALQAWIQRYDVQCMRCSD, from the coding sequence ATGAGCGAATTCCGTGGCTGCGAATTACCGGAGGAACTCTTCTACGATCTCGATTATGTCTGGGTTCGTCCCGAAGGCGAGGGTATCTTCACCATCGGCGTGACTGATCCGGCCCAGACCATGTCTGGACGCCTGCAAAAAGCCCGCATCAAAAAGCTGGGCACCAAAATCGACGCAGGCCGCCATGTCGCCACCCTGGAGAGCGGCAAATGGGCGGGCGGCGTGCCCGTTCCCTTCGCGGGAGAGGTGGTGGACCGCAACGATGCCCTCATCACCGATCCTCACCTCATCAACATCGACCCCTACGGCGATGCCTGGATCGCCCGTATCCGCGCCGATGATCCAGAACATGCCCTGGATACGCTCCACACCGGCACCGAGGCCATCGAGGCCCTGCAGGCCTGGATTCAACGCTACGACGTCCAGTGCATGCGTTGTTCCGATTAA
- a CDS encoding DNA-3-methyladenine glycosylase 2 — translation MAYFTLHPSAPFRLDLTVWVLRRQAHNAIDVWDQGTYRRSWIYGEERLALRLWQTRGPMDPVLEAEIYAGPDDDRAIAWVRERLQWILGINRDLAPFYAFAAKDPRLGALVEHYRGFRPPRFDSLYEGLINAIACQQLSLQVGIHLLNRLCRICEGDSGGLDRALPFPPPQQILNLAPELLRDIGFSQQKIRSVRAVAEAASAGDWDERAWPGMPVEQIRERLLWIRGIGRWSVEYVLLRALGQLEIFPGDDVGGRKSLLRWLGGDATVVGYEETIAHLKPWAPFAGMVYFFMLLRRLEEAGHIT, via the coding sequence ATGGCCTATTTTACCCTCCATCCCAGCGCACCCTTTCGCCTCGACCTCACGGTCTGGGTGCTGCGCCGTCAGGCCCACAATGCCATAGACGTTTGGGATCAGGGTACCTACCGCCGCAGCTGGATCTATGGCGAGGAGCGCTTGGCGCTGCGGTTGTGGCAGACCCGTGGGCCGATGGATCCGGTTCTGGAAGCGGAAATCTACGCAGGTCCCGATGACGACCGTGCCATTGCCTGGGTCCGCGAGCGCCTCCAGTGGATTCTCGGGATCAATCGCGATCTGGCGCCCTTTTATGCCTTCGCAGCCAAAGATCCTCGCCTTGGGGCGCTCGTGGAGCACTACCGGGGATTTCGCCCGCCTCGTTTCGATTCCCTCTATGAGGGGCTGATCAATGCTATAGCCTGTCAGCAGCTGAGTCTGCAGGTGGGTATCCATTTGCTCAATCGTTTATGCAGGATCTGCGAAGGAGATAGCGGCGGCCTAGATCGAGCCCTTCCTTTCCCACCCCCGCAGCAGATCCTGAACTTGGCGCCGGAATTATTGCGTGACATCGGCTTCAGCCAGCAAAAAATACGGAGTGTACGCGCCGTAGCGGAAGCCGCCAGCGCCGGTGATTGGGACGAGCGGGCGTGGCCAGGCATGCCGGTAGAACAGATTAGGGAACGCTTACTATGGATTCGGGGAATCGGGCGCTGGTCCGTAGAATATGTGCTCCTGCGAGCTTTGGGTCAGCTCGAGATCTTCCCCGGCGACGACGTGGGGGGACGAAAAAGTCTCCTGCGCTGGCTCGGTGGCGACGCCACGGTCGTCGGTTATGAAGAGACGATTGCGCATCTCAAACCCTGGGCGCCTTTCGCTGGCATGGTGTATTTTTTTATGCTCCTGCGTCGCCTGGAAGAAGCAGGCCACATCACCTAG
- a CDS encoding DUF2945 domain-containing protein, translating to MVKSSPQFNIGDHVTWNSEAGWMTGKIIAIHESDFSVHGYIHHATLDAPQYAIRSDKTAHIAYHKGSALRLLEPGGCQPT from the coding sequence ATGGTGAAAAGTAGCCCACAATTCAATATTGGTGACCACGTGACCTGGAACTCGGAGGCTGGCTGGATGACTGGGAAAATCATCGCCATTCACGAAAGTGACTTCTCTGTACACGGGTATATCCACCACGCCACTCTCGACGCACCGCAATATGCCATACGTAGCGACAAAACCGCACACATCGCATATCACAAAGGGAGCGCGCTGCGTCTCTTGGAACCTGGCGGATGCCAGCCTACTTGA
- a CDS encoding glutathione S-transferase family protein: MLLYHGARPNPRAVRMFMLEKGMSIPMRDLDIDKGENREPEFVARNPSGQVPVLELDDGFWLAESGAIFQYLEEIHPEPALIGSTAQERAETRMWQRRVERRITEPLYAAFHYGKGLSMYQERMVVLPECVPSLVKLMHDGMRWLDSVMTERSTIVPQRFTVADIVLYTAVDFGDGVGLGIPEDLNTLRNWRTEISWRPSAKTSLHPRSSETGMRY; the protein is encoded by the coding sequence ATGCTCTTATATCACGGTGCACGCCCCAACCCGCGCGCAGTACGCATGTTTATGCTAGAAAAAGGGATGAGTATTCCTATGCGTGATCTGGATATCGATAAGGGCGAAAATCGCGAGCCTGAGTTTGTAGCTCGCAATCCTTCTGGCCAGGTTCCGGTGCTCGAATTGGATGACGGCTTCTGGCTGGCAGAAAGCGGTGCGATTTTTCAGTACCTGGAAGAAATTCATCCGGAGCCAGCGCTCATTGGTAGCACAGCGCAAGAGCGGGCCGAAACACGAATGTGGCAACGGCGGGTGGAACGGCGCATTACCGAGCCTCTCTATGCCGCCTTTCATTATGGCAAGGGCTTGTCCATGTACCAAGAACGTATGGTTGTTCTTCCTGAATGTGTGCCTAGTCTCGTGAAACTGATGCACGACGGTATGCGTTGGTTGGATTCGGTAATGACTGAACGCAGCACGATCGTACCGCAACGATTTACCGTAGCGGATATCGTGCTGTATACCGCAGTAGATTTTGGGGATGGCGTCGGCCTCGGTATTCCAGAGGACCTGAATACGCTTCGAAATTGGCGGACAGAAATTTCATGGCGCCCTTCGGCCAAGACGAGCTTGCATCCGCGATCCAGTGAGACTGGTATGCGCTACTAG